One genomic segment of Caldimonas brevitalea includes these proteins:
- the speD gene encoding adenosylmethionine decarboxylase, with product MQGLHLTADLQGCPAGLAPMTDRLALRALCVELVVQAGLQPVGELFHRFTPAHPDEAAGVTGVVLLAESHLAIHTWPELGGVTLDVYVCNFSDDNRGRAQALMDSLVRAFKPQRVQRQQLERGGLAALLR from the coding sequence ATGCAAGGACTGCACCTCACTGCCGACCTGCAGGGCTGTCCCGCAGGCCTTGCGCCGATGACCGACCGCCTCGCGCTGCGGGCCTTGTGCGTCGAACTGGTGGTGCAAGCCGGGCTGCAGCCGGTCGGCGAGCTGTTCCATCGCTTCACGCCCGCGCATCCCGACGAGGCGGCCGGCGTGACCGGCGTGGTGCTGCTGGCCGAATCGCACCTGGCCATCCACACCTGGCCCGAGCTGGGCGGCGTCACGCTCGACGTCTACGTTTGCAACTTCAGCGACGACAACCGCGGCCGTGCCCAGGCGCTGATGGACAGCCTGGTGCGCGCCTTCAAGCCGCAGCGGGTGCAGCGCCAGCAGCTGGAGCGGGGTGGCCTGGCGGCGCTGCTACGTTAG
- a CDS encoding FAD-dependent oxidoreductase encodes MSGPASGRGLSRRACLVAGAAAALGAGLPACRPTTPPATLQGGWVGSAWQRGHRLREANKSGGLPAPAVRRRAAVVVVGAGVAGLAVARALSARGVDDVQLLELEDTPGGNSRGHTLAGMRCPLGAHYLPVPGAQAHEVAELLEALGLSRQVHGRTQYDERHLCHSPQERLFFEGGWVDGLLPPAAPGSTTLAQYRSFSRLVAQTSREAGFAMPTSRAGWTPAHARLDALTFDQWLRPHGLDDVRLRWYLDYCCRDDYGAGADVVSAWAGLHYFASRHGFHAPGDEASEREPVFTWPEGNAWIVERLAAPLASRLHPGRTVLHVEAGRHDVSVLAWDETRQQLEAWQAGHVVLATPLFVAARLLGPRPPDALAAALDLQRRAPWLVGNLQLDEALVERPHGAPASWDNVRLGGDPRALGYVDAMHQSTRPHPGPTVLTVYWTLPAAQRRELLERPWSAWAESMLADLAPLHPDLRSKLGRIDLMRYGHAMSIPVPGLRGSPALAALGEASGRVRYAHADLSAYSVFEEAYTWGVQVGGRLADELRR; translated from the coding sequence GTGAGCGGGCCGGCTTCCGGGCGGGGGCTGTCGCGCCGCGCCTGCCTGGTGGCCGGGGCGGCCGCGGCGCTCGGCGCCGGCCTGCCGGCTTGTCGCCCCACCACGCCACCGGCCACCCTGCAGGGCGGTTGGGTGGGCAGCGCCTGGCAACGCGGCCACCGCTTGCGCGAAGCCAACAAGTCGGGCGGATTGCCGGCCCCGGCAGTTCGCCGGCGTGCCGCGGTGGTTGTCGTCGGTGCCGGTGTTGCCGGGCTCGCGGTGGCACGCGCCTTGAGCGCGCGCGGCGTGGACGACGTGCAGCTGCTGGAGCTGGAGGACACGCCCGGCGGCAACAGCCGCGGGCACACCCTCGCCGGCATGCGCTGCCCGCTCGGCGCCCATTACCTGCCGGTGCCGGGGGCGCAGGCCCACGAGGTGGCCGAGTTGCTCGAAGCGCTGGGGCTGTCGCGGCAGGTGCACGGCCGCACCCAATACGACGAGCGCCACCTGTGCCACAGCCCGCAGGAGCGGCTGTTCTTCGAGGGCGGGTGGGTCGACGGCCTGCTGCCGCCCGCGGCACCGGGGTCGACGACGCTGGCGCAGTACCGCAGCTTCTCGCGGCTGGTGGCGCAAACGAGCCGCGAGGCCGGATTTGCGATGCCGACCTCCCGCGCGGGATGGACCCCTGCGCATGCCCGCCTCGACGCGCTGACCTTCGACCAGTGGTTGCGCCCCCACGGCCTCGACGATGTGCGGCTGCGCTGGTACCTCGATTACTGCTGCCGAGACGACTACGGCGCCGGCGCAGACGTCGTGTCGGCCTGGGCGGGCTTGCATTACTTCGCGAGCCGCCATGGTTTCCACGCCCCGGGCGACGAAGCATCCGAGCGCGAGCCGGTCTTCACCTGGCCCGAGGGCAACGCCTGGATCGTCGAGCGGCTTGCCGCGCCCTTGGCATCGCGGCTGCACCCCGGGCGCACGGTGTTGCACGTCGAGGCCGGCCGTCACGACGTGAGCGTGCTGGCCTGGGACGAGACGCGGCAACAGCTGGAAGCCTGGCAGGCCGGCCACGTGGTGCTCGCGACACCGTTGTTCGTCGCCGCCCGGCTGCTCGGCCCCCGGCCGCCCGACGCGTTGGCCGCCGCGCTCGACCTGCAGCGCCGCGCGCCCTGGCTGGTGGGCAATCTGCAGCTCGACGAGGCGCTGGTGGAGCGGCCGCACGGCGCGCCGGCGTCATGGGACAACGTGCGCCTTGGCGGCGATCCGCGGGCGCTCGGCTATGTCGATGCGATGCACCAGAGCACCCGGCCCCATCCCGGCCCGACGGTGCTGACGGTCTATTGGACTTTGCCCGCGGCGCAGCGCCGCGAACTGCTCGAGCGGCCCTGGTCCGCCTGGGCCGAATCGATGCTGGCCGACCTGGCGCCGCTGCATCCCGATCTGCGAAGCAAGCTGGGGCGCATCGACCTGATGCGGTATGGACATGCGATGAGCATCCCGGTGCCCGGGCTGCGCGGCAGCCCGGCGCTGGCGGCCTTGGGGGAGGCCAGCGGGCGGGTCCGATATGCACATGCCGACCTGTCCGCGTACTCGGTATTCGAAGAGGCCTACACCTGGGGGGTACAGGTCGGGGGCCGGCTGGCCGACGAGCTGCGACGCTAA
- a CDS encoding polyamine aminopropyltransferase, with protein MTATPDTRPARRIAPGELALLASVFVIAACGLVYELAAGALASYLLGDSVLQFSTIIGTYLFAMGLGSWLSRFVERQLVAQFLRIELLVGLVGGLMPAALFAAHSMLPPGAAGAFRVLLYALVLLVGALVGLEIPLVMRILKRHFSERYALKELVSQVLTFDYLGALVVALAFPLLLVPHLGLVRTGVFFGLLNAAVAVWALWLFRGELRRPGGYALSCAAVVAVLCVAMLGADRFTSWAEDHFYGERVILRESSAYQRVVLTSGPAGVRLFLNGNLQFHSRDEYRYHEALVHPAMAAHGAPRRVLVLGGGDGLAVREILKYPSVEQVVLVDLDAHVTRLFTEQPLLRRLNGEALRSPKVQVVNADAFQWLEQPGEPFDVIVVDFPDPSNFSLGKLYTTSFYERVDQRLAAAGYLVVQTTSPLIARHSFWTVTTTLEAVGFNVTAYHAHVPSFGEWGFTLAGRRPWRLPTALPPGLRFLTLDGLPALLHFPPDMARVPTEVNRLSNQVLVHTFEREWGQVQ; from the coding sequence GTGACGGCCACCCCCGACACGCGCCCCGCCCGCCGTATCGCCCCGGGCGAGCTGGCCCTGCTGGCCTCGGTGTTCGTGATCGCGGCCTGCGGGCTGGTCTACGAACTCGCCGCCGGCGCACTCGCCAGCTATTTGCTGGGCGACTCGGTGTTGCAGTTCTCCACCATCATCGGCACCTATCTGTTCGCGATGGGGCTGGGCTCGTGGCTGTCGCGGTTTGTCGAACGCCAGCTGGTCGCGCAATTCCTGCGCATCGAGCTGCTGGTGGGCCTGGTCGGCGGGCTGATGCCGGCCGCCTTGTTCGCGGCCCACAGCATGCTGCCGCCAGGCGCGGCCGGCGCCTTCCGCGTGCTCCTGTATGCCCTGGTGCTGCTGGTCGGCGCCCTGGTGGGGCTCGAGATCCCGCTGGTGATGCGCATCCTCAAGCGGCACTTCAGCGAACGGTATGCCCTGAAAGAGCTGGTCTCGCAGGTGCTGACCTTCGACTACCTGGGCGCCCTGGTGGTCGCGCTGGCGTTTCCGTTGCTGCTGGTGCCGCACCTGGGCCTGGTGCGCACCGGCGTGTTTTTCGGGCTGCTCAATGCTGCCGTGGCGGTGTGGGCCCTGTGGCTGTTCCGCGGTGAGCTGCGCCGACCCGGCGGTTATGCACTCTCGTGTGCGGCGGTGGTCGCGGTCTTGTGCGTCGCGATGCTCGGCGCCGACCGCTTCACCAGCTGGGCCGAGGACCACTTCTATGGCGAGCGTGTCATCCTGCGCGAGAGCAGCGCCTACCAGCGGGTGGTGCTGACGTCGGGGCCCGCCGGCGTGCGGCTGTTCCTCAACGGCAACCTGCAGTTCCACTCGCGCGACGAGTACCGCTATCACGAAGCCCTGGTGCACCCGGCCATGGCCGCGCATGGCGCCCCCCGGCGGGTGCTGGTGCTGGGCGGCGGCGACGGGCTGGCAGTGCGCGAGATCCTCAAGTACCCGAGCGTCGAGCAGGTGGTGCTGGTCGACCTCGATGCCCACGTCACGCGCTTGTTCACCGAACAGCCGCTGTTGCGCCGCCTCAATGGCGAGGCGCTGCGCTCGCCCAAGGTGCAGGTGGTCAATGCCGACGCCTTCCAGTGGCTGGAACAGCCGGGCGAGCCGTTCGACGTGATCGTGGTCGACTTCCCCGACCCCAGCAATTTTTCGCTGGGCAAGCTCTACACGACGAGTTTCTACGAGCGCGTCGACCAGCGCCTCGCGGCCGCGGGCTACCTGGTGGTGCAGACCACCTCGCCGCTGATCGCGCGGCACAGCTTCTGGACCGTGACCACGACGTTGGAGGCGGTCGGCTTCAACGTCACCGCGTACCACGCCCATGTGCCCAGCTTCGGCGAATGGGGCTTCACGCTGGCGGGGCGCCGGCCCTGGCGTTTGCCGACGGCCTTGCCGCCGGGATTGCGCTTCCTGACCCTGGATGGGCTGCCCGCGCTGCTGCACTTCCCGCCCGACATGGCACGGGTGCCGACCGAGGTGAACCGGCTCTCCAACCAGGTGCTGGTGCACACCTTCGAACGCGAGTGGGGGCAAGTGCAGTGA
- a CDS encoding DUF350 domain-containing protein, giving the protein MMGIEWLKPSVFFGSMLYALIGVLVFWISFVVIDKLTPYDLWAEIVEKRNNALAIVVGAMCLGIAIIVAAAIH; this is encoded by the coding sequence ATGATGGGCATCGAATGGCTCAAGCCGTCCGTTTTCTTCGGCTCCATGCTCTACGCGCTGATCGGCGTGCTGGTGTTCTGGATCAGCTTCGTCGTGATCGACAAGCTCACGCCCTATGACCTGTGGGCCGAAATCGTCGAGAAGCGCAACAACGCGCTGGCCATCGTGGTGGGGGCGATGTGTCTGGGCATCGCGATCATCGTCGCTGCGGCCATTCATTGA
- a CDS encoding DUF4178 domain-containing protein, with protein sequence MATTPTPQRVYRAMCPNCGAPVEFRSPASASAVCSFCRSTLLREGDALRRIGVSGDLFDDHSPLRLGAGGSYQGAGFTLVGRLQYAYEGGSWNEWHALFDNGRSAWLSEDNGRYVLAVDAPLDGPAPPAEVLSAGRPQLVAGRRWDVASVVQARLLAAEGELPKPPVVQSEYWVADLRNEQGEVGTLDYAEPAAPQWSVGRSVALSELKMSGLADAADKSLAAKSIECPNCGASLQITLATTRSVACGMCAAVVQVDPTVGSALDHYRQQNGGESGLEPLLPLGSVGTLALGKAGALPWQVVGYLERCEVPEDAEDEQTFWREYLLYHRREGFVFLVDAEDGWSWVAPLTGAPRIEGQRASYQGATYRKRYTYTATTTYVLGEFYWRVERDQRSVNTDYEGVGTAHARKRLNCERTGQEVVWSGGETVASNVIHKAFGLPDSAAASLERDVQPTGGGRGCLGSAVMMLLLLVLVVFIVIMLSRCGDRSNCDSVRQTFGEASNEYRQCQASARSGGGYSGGSFGGWSSGGGHK encoded by the coding sequence TTGGCCACCACCCCGACTCCGCAACGCGTCTACCGCGCGATGTGCCCGAACTGCGGCGCACCGGTCGAGTTCCGCTCGCCCGCGTCCGCCAGCGCGGTGTGCAGCTTCTGCCGCAGCACGCTGCTGCGCGAAGGTGATGCGCTGCGCCGCATCGGTGTCAGCGGCGACCTGTTCGACGACCACAGCCCGCTGCGGCTCGGCGCCGGTGGCAGCTACCAGGGGGCCGGCTTCACGCTGGTGGGCCGGTTGCAGTACGCCTACGAGGGCGGCAGCTGGAACGAATGGCATGCGCTGTTCGACAACGGCCGTTCGGCCTGGCTGAGCGAAGACAACGGCCGCTATGTGCTGGCGGTCGACGCGCCGCTGGACGGCCCGGCGCCGCCGGCCGAGGTGTTGAGCGCCGGGCGCCCGCAACTGGTGGCCGGGCGCCGCTGGGACGTCGCCTCGGTGGTGCAAGCGCGCTTGCTGGCCGCCGAGGGCGAACTGCCCAAGCCGCCCGTCGTGCAAAGCGAATACTGGGTGGCCGACCTGCGCAACGAGCAGGGCGAGGTCGGCACGCTCGACTATGCCGAGCCCGCCGCACCGCAATGGTCCGTGGGCCGCTCGGTGGCGCTGTCCGAGCTGAAGATGAGCGGCCTGGCCGACGCCGCCGACAAGTCGCTGGCGGCCAAGAGCATCGAATGCCCGAACTGCGGCGCGTCGCTGCAGATCACACTGGCCACCACACGCTCGGTCGCCTGTGGGATGTGTGCCGCCGTGGTGCAGGTCGACCCCACGGTCGGCAGCGCGCTCGACCACTATCGGCAGCAGAACGGCGGCGAGAGCGGACTCGAACCGCTGCTGCCGCTGGGCAGCGTCGGCACCCTCGCGCTCGGCAAGGCCGGCGCCTTGCCGTGGCAGGTGGTGGGCTACCTGGAGCGCTGCGAGGTGCCCGAGGACGCCGAGGACGAACAGACCTTCTGGCGTGAATACCTGCTCTACCACCGCCGCGAAGGTTTCGTGTTCCTGGTCGACGCCGAAGACGGCTGGAGCTGGGTCGCGCCCTTGACGGGTGCACCGCGCATCGAGGGCCAGCGGGCCAGCTACCAGGGTGCCACCTACCGCAAGCGCTACACCTACACCGCCACGACCACCTATGTGCTCGGCGAGTTCTACTGGCGTGTGGAGCGTGACCAGCGTAGCGTCAACACCGACTACGAAGGTGTCGGCACGGCCCACGCGCGCAAGCGTCTGAACTGCGAGCGCACCGGCCAGGAGGTGGTCTGGTCAGGGGGCGAAACCGTCGCGTCCAACGTCATCCACAAGGCCTTCGGACTGCCCGACAGTGCAGCGGCCAGCCTGGAACGCGATGTGCAACCCACCGGAGGCGGCCGCGGTTGCCTGGGCAGTGCGGTGATGATGTTGCTGCTGCTGGTGCTGGTCGTGTTCATCGTGATCATGCTGTCGCGCTGCGGTGACCGCAGCAACTGCGACAGCGTGCGCCAGACCTTCGGCGAGGCGAGCAACGAATACCGCCAATGCCAGGCGTCGGCGAGAAGCGGCGGCGGCTACAGCGGCGGCTCCTTCGGCGGCTGGTCGAGCGGCGGCGGCCACAAGTGA
- a CDS encoding SPFH domain-containing protein, protein MALMDFIRKQFIDIIEWTEQGDGVLAWRFPIADREIQYGASLTVRESQVAVFVNEGQVADVFGPGMHKLTTQTLPVLTYLRNWDKLFQSPFKSDVYFFSTRQQVDRRWGTTQPVTIRDSDFGAVRLRAFGNYAFRIADPKRFHTEISGTRDVYTVEDLDGQLRGLMLQHISDAVAGSGVPFLDLAANQVMFAGRLRDATAPAFEALGLKLEGVTVQNVSLPDELQKILDQKIGMGMVGGDMGKFMQYQTAQAIPTLASSGGAGGGIAGDAMGLGAGVALGQVMAQQLGQGLQAQPPVAAPAATPAAAPAGVRPEEVMATLEKLGELKAKGILTDDEFAAKKAELLKKLV, encoded by the coding sequence ATGGCCTTGATGGATTTCATCCGCAAGCAGTTCATCGACATCATCGAATGGACCGAGCAGGGCGACGGCGTGCTCGCCTGGCGGTTCCCGATCGCCGACCGTGAAATCCAGTACGGCGCATCGCTGACGGTGCGCGAGTCGCAAGTGGCGGTGTTCGTCAACGAAGGCCAGGTGGCCGACGTGTTCGGCCCCGGCATGCACAAGCTGACCACCCAGACGCTGCCGGTGCTCACTTATTTGCGCAACTGGGACAAGCTGTTCCAGTCGCCGTTCAAGAGCGACGTCTATTTCTTCAGCACGCGCCAGCAGGTCGACCGCCGCTGGGGCACCACGCAGCCCGTCACCATCCGCGACAGCGACTTCGGCGCCGTGCGGCTGCGCGCCTTCGGCAACTACGCCTTCCGCATCGCCGACCCGAAGCGCTTCCACACCGAGATCTCCGGCACGCGTGACGTCTACACCGTCGAAGATCTCGACGGCCAGTTGCGCGGCCTGATGCTGCAGCACATCTCCGACGCGGTGGCCGGCAGCGGCGTGCCCTTCCTCGACCTGGCGGCCAACCAGGTGATGTTCGCCGGACGCCTGCGCGACGCGACCGCCCCCGCCTTCGAGGCGCTGGGCCTGAAGCTCGAAGGTGTGACGGTGCAAAACGTCTCGCTGCCCGACGAACTGCAGAAGATCCTCGACCAGAAGATCGGCATGGGCATGGTCGGCGGCGACATGGGCAAGTTCATGCAGTACCAGACGGCGCAGGCCATTCCGACCCTGGCGAGCAGCGGCGGGGCCGGTGGCGGTATCGCCGGCGACGCGATGGGCCTGGGGGCCGGCGTCGCGCTGGGCCAGGTGATGGCGCAACAACTCGGGCAGGGCCTGCAAGCGCAGCCGCCCGTCGCTGCACCCGCCGCCACGCCCGCGGCCGCTCCCGCCGGTGTACGGCCGGAAGAGGTGATGGCCACGCTCGAAAAGCTTGGCGAGCTCAAGGCCAAGGGCATCCTGACCGACGACGAGTTCGCGGCCAAGAAGGCCGAACTGCTGAAGAAGCTCGTCTGA
- a CDS encoding MATE family efflux transporter, which yields MSTRPWPRFVAESRSLVRLASPIILSQVAHVLMGLVDTVMAGQAGAVEQAVVGLGVALWMPVFIGLMSVVQAVSPVVAHHFGAGDAQGVVADTREGVWLAGWVSAIPFALMPFVGPLLTAAGIEATLAQKTSVFLWGIAFGLPAALVFRALAFYSASINHPKPMMFLAFLGLGINTFFNWVLIHGHFGFPAMGGAGCGWATGIGMWCGLIGLVWWTAVSRDYRPYYLWRGWTRPTWAGQKRLLRIGLPMGGAGLAEVAAFSSVAVLVGRFGAVQIAAHQVALNFAALIFMLPMGLSSALSIRVGQALGAGEVRRARFVAWTGIGVGLLIATVAIVPMILGRHEIAAVYSNDASVRQLAATLLLFAAFWQWFDATQVCAVGALRGYKVTFMPMLLMLVAFWGVGIPLGTWLGYRGWPGGEPMQVYGFWVGLVAGLVLVSIGLVAALQSVSRTWLEEHRLASAAQGEHA from the coding sequence ATGTCCACGCGTCCCTGGCCCCGCTTCGTCGCCGAAAGCCGCTCGCTGGTCCGACTGGCCTCGCCCATCATCCTGTCGCAGGTGGCCCATGTGCTGATGGGCCTGGTCGACACCGTGATGGCCGGGCAGGCCGGCGCCGTGGAGCAGGCGGTGGTGGGGCTGGGGGTAGCACTGTGGATGCCGGTGTTCATCGGCCTGATGAGCGTGGTGCAGGCGGTGAGCCCGGTGGTGGCGCATCACTTCGGCGCCGGCGACGCCCAAGGGGTCGTGGCCGACACGCGCGAAGGTGTGTGGTTGGCCGGCTGGGTCAGCGCGATCCCGTTCGCGCTGATGCCGTTCGTGGGCCCCCTGCTCACCGCCGCCGGCATCGAGGCCACGCTCGCACAAAAGACCAGCGTGTTCCTCTGGGGCATCGCCTTTGGGCTGCCGGCGGCGCTGGTGTTTCGGGCGTTGGCCTTCTACTCGGCCAGCATCAACCACCCGAAGCCGATGATGTTCCTCGCCTTTCTCGGCCTGGGCATCAACACCTTCTTCAACTGGGTGCTGATCCACGGCCACTTCGGCTTTCCGGCGATGGGCGGGGCCGGCTGCGGGTGGGCCACCGGCATCGGCATGTGGTGCGGGCTCATCGGCCTGGTGTGGTGGACCGCGGTGTCGCGAGACTACCGGCCCTATTACCTGTGGCGGGGTTGGACGCGGCCAACCTGGGCCGGGCAGAAGCGCTTGCTGCGCATCGGCTTGCCGATGGGGGGCGCGGGCCTGGCGGAAGTGGCCGCGTTTTCGAGTGTCGCGGTGCTGGTGGGGCGCTTCGGCGCGGTGCAGATTGCGGCACACCAGGTCGCGCTCAACTTCGCAGCCTTGATCTTCATGTTGCCGATGGGCCTGTCGTCAGCCCTGTCGATCCGCGTCGGGCAGGCGCTCGGCGCCGGTGAGGTGCGGCGCGCGCGCTTCGTCGCCTGGACCGGCATCGGTGTCGGCCTGCTGATCGCCACGGTGGCGATCGTCCCGATGATCCTCGGACGCCACGAGATCGCAGCGGTCTACAGCAACGACGCCTCGGTGCGCCAGCTGGCCGCCACCTTGTTGCTGTTCGCGGCCTTCTGGCAATGGTTCGATGCCACGCAGGTGTGTGCGGTGGGCGCGCTGCGCGGCTACAAGGTGACCTTCATGCCGATGCTGCTGATGCTGGTGGCGTTCTGGGGCGTGGGCATTCCACTCGGCACCTGGCTGGGCTATCGGGGCTGGCCGGGAGGTGAGCCGATGCAGGTGTACGGCTTCTGGGTGGGCCTGGTGGCCGGGCTGGTGCTGGTGTCGATCGGCCTGGTGGCGGCGCTGCAATCGGTGTCGCGGACCTGGCTCGAGGAGCACCGCCTTGCCAGCGCCGCGCAAGGCGAGCACGCGTGA
- a CDS encoding acetoacetate--CoA ligase, which yields MQQVPNIPHIRIYQEWLRESRGLSFDSYDALWRWSVTDLDAFWQSIWDYEGMQSPTPHTAVLADDRMPGARWFPGAQVNYARQVLRHVDAAHAAGMPAIVSEDELGHVRELSWPALRRQVASLALTLRALGVERGDRVAAYLPNVPETIVAFLACASIGAIWSVCAPDMGAQAVTDRFRQIEPKVLIAADGVHYNGRPMDRSEVVAGLRQALPSVERLVLLDTPYASRRLDADTRFADAVARDDAETAAFEPDWLPFEHPLWVVYSSGTTGLPKPIVHGHGGILLTLMGLKGLHNDLGASYRANNFGERFHWYSSTGWVMWNAQVGGLVAGTTICLFDGSPSGPKDRPDWTTLWRFAARHRVTFFGAGAAFYANCMKAGVTLAQCGDLSRIRALGATGSPLPEEVQRWGSAQFAALGTPDIWWCNISGGTDFCGAFIGGNRELPQVPGQMQCRQLGCAVEAWNEAGEPVVGEVGELVCTRPIPSMPLYFWGDTGNARYLSSYFDVYPGVWRHGDWLKIGMDGGCVIYGRSDATLNRHGVRLGTSEIYAAVEALPEVLDSMVVDLEYLGRESYMALFVVLRDGLVLDDTLRERLAQAIRGAVSPRFLPDEILQAPAIPRTLSGKKQEVPIKKLMLGQAVDKVVNRDAMANPECIDWYVSVVANRRLRTPEPQTT from the coding sequence ATGCAACAAGTGCCCAACATCCCCCACATCCGGATTTACCAGGAATGGCTGCGCGAATCGCGCGGCCTGAGCTTCGACAGCTACGACGCGCTGTGGCGCTGGTCGGTGACCGACCTCGACGCCTTCTGGCAAAGCATCTGGGACTACGAAGGTATGCAGTCGCCGACGCCGCACACCGCGGTGCTGGCCGACGACCGCATGCCCGGCGCCCGCTGGTTTCCGGGTGCCCAGGTCAACTACGCGCGTCAGGTGCTGCGCCATGTCGACGCGGCGCATGCCGCGGGCATGCCGGCCATCGTCAGCGAGGACGAACTGGGCCATGTGCGCGAGCTGTCGTGGCCGGCGCTGCGCCGCCAGGTGGCGTCGCTGGCCCTGACGCTGCGCGCACTCGGCGTCGAGCGCGGCGACCGCGTCGCGGCCTACCTGCCCAACGTGCCGGAGACCATCGTCGCCTTCCTCGCCTGCGCCAGCATCGGGGCGATTTGGAGCGTGTGTGCGCCCGACATGGGTGCCCAGGCCGTGACCGACCGGTTTCGGCAGATCGAGCCCAAGGTGTTGATCGCCGCCGACGGCGTGCACTACAACGGCCGGCCGATGGACCGCAGCGAGGTGGTGGCGGGACTGCGCCAGGCCCTGCCCAGCGTCGAGCGGCTGGTGCTGCTCGACACACCCTACGCGAGCCGGCGGCTGGACGCCGACACGCGCTTTGCCGACGCGGTGGCGCGCGACGATGCCGAAACAGCCGCCTTCGAGCCCGACTGGCTGCCCTTCGAGCATCCGTTGTGGGTGGTGTACTCGAGCGGCACCACCGGCCTGCCCAAGCCCATCGTGCACGGACACGGCGGCATCCTGTTGACGCTGATGGGGCTGAAGGGCCTGCACAACGACCTGGGCGCCAGCTACCGCGCCAACAATTTCGGCGAGCGCTTCCACTGGTACAGCTCGACCGGCTGGGTGATGTGGAACGCGCAGGTCGGCGGGCTGGTGGCGGGCACGACGATCTGCTTGTTCGACGGCAGCCCGAGCGGCCCGAAGGACCGACCGGATTGGACCACCTTGTGGCGTTTCGCGGCGCGCCACCGGGTGACCTTCTTCGGCGCCGGCGCCGCCTTCTATGCCAATTGCATGAAGGCCGGCGTGACCTTGGCGCAGTGCGGCGACCTGTCGCGCATCCGCGCGCTGGGCGCCACCGGGTCGCCGTTGCCGGAAGAGGTGCAGCGATGGGGCAGCGCACAGTTCGCAGCGCTCGGCACGCCCGACATCTGGTGGTGCAACATCTCGGGCGGCACCGATTTCTGCGGCGCCTTCATCGGCGGCAACCGCGAGCTGCCCCAGGTGCCAGGCCAGATGCAGTGCCGCCAGCTGGGCTGTGCGGTGGAGGCATGGAACGAGGCGGGCGAGCCGGTGGTCGGTGAGGTGGGCGAGCTGGTGTGCACCCGGCCGATCCCGTCGATGCCGCTCTATTTCTGGGGCGACACGGGCAACGCCCGCTACCTGTCGAGCTACTTCGACGTCTACCCCGGCGTCTGGCGCCACGGCGACTGGCTCAAGATCGGCATGGACGGTGGCTGCGTGATCTACGGACGCAGCGACGCCACGCTCAACCGGCACGGCGTGCGTCTGGGGACCAGCGAGATCTACGCGGCCGTCGAAGCGCTGCCGGAGGTGCTCGACTCGATGGTGGTCGACCTGGAATACCTGGGCCGCGAGAGCTACATGGCGCTGTTCGTCGTGTTGCGAGACGGGCTGGTGCTGGACGACACGCTGCGCGAGCGTCTGGCGCAGGCCATCCGCGGGGCGGTGTCGCCACGTTTTCTGCCCGACGAGATCCTGCAGGCCCCGGCCATCCCACGCACGCTGTCCGGCAAGAAGCAGGAAGTGCCGATCAAGAAGCTGATGCTGGGGCAAGCGGTGGACAAGGTCGTCAACCGCGACGCGATGGCCAACCCGGAATGCATCGACTGGTATGTGAGCGTGGTCGCGAACCGGCGGCTGCGCACACCGGAGCCGCAGACGACGTGA
- a CDS encoding response regulator, whose amino-acid sequence MTRASTKALSILVAEDDATNAALAEAVLSAFGCSVRVVRDGDAAARAAQAGRYDLILMDFHMPVMSGLEATRAIRQWEADQATAPVPIVALTGSAMEHETQACLDAGMDDVLVKPFMFPALQAVLSRWTGWQPPTP is encoded by the coding sequence ATGACACGTGCGTCTACCAAAGCTCTTAGCATCCTGGTGGCCGAGGACGACGCCACCAACGCCGCCCTAGCCGAGGCGGTGCTGAGCGCCTTTGGTTGCTCCGTGCGCGTGGTGCGAGACGGCGACGCGGCGGCACGCGCGGCGCAGGCGGGCCGCTACGACCTGATCCTGATGGACTTCCATATGCCGGTGATGAGCGGGCTCGAGGCGACTCGAGCCATCCGGCAGTGGGAAGCCGATCAGGCGACAGCGCCGGTGCCCATCGTGGCCCTGACCGGCAGTGCGATGGAGCACGAGACCCAGGCCTGCCTCGACGCCGGCATGGACGACGTGCTGGTCAAACCCTTCATGTTCCCGGCGCTGCAGGCCGTGCTGTCACGCTGGACCGGATGGCAGCCGCCGACGCCCTGA